In a genomic window of Streptomyces sp. NBC_01231:
- a CDS encoding amidase, with protein MTHADDVSPTSSPPFSLFRPRPSPRPSSPPPLSSLSSLASLSAEHIAFAVRSRALSAVDVVAETLERIRRAEPALCAFAEVWEEAAPGWARAVDARVAAGEVLPLAGVPIGVKGRHGLRTAGPLLAAGCVAVGATSVPGPGTPWQTWGLGAQGRTVNPWRADRTPGGSSAGSAAAVAAGLVPLATGSDGAGSVRIPAAWCGVIGLKVSNGRLPTADRTGLTAPGVLARHPADAAAYWRAMSGAARHPGTDSATTATTATTSMLGTSTTPPSAVWSPALGFADPDPEIVAIAHAAAVRLADSGAVRLVRPRTDLRLEDPAPAWIALRTPGADLAVAHRVRATNDRSLDALFTDAEVLLTPTTPIPPHGHEGPGERYSTSLTWAFNLSGHPAVNVPAGFGADGCPVGLQLVAPRGREDLLLRTLDGTTTDCAY; from the coding sequence ATGACCCACGCCGATGACGTCTCCCCGACCAGCTCCCCACCCTTCTCCCTCTTCCGCCCCCGCCCCTCTCCCCGTCCCTCTTCCCCTCCACCTCTGTCCTCGCTCTCCTCCCTCGCCTCCCTCTCCGCCGAGCACATCGCCTTCGCCGTACGGTCGCGCGCTCTGTCCGCCGTCGACGTGGTCGCCGAGACGCTGGAGCGGATCCGGCGGGCCGAGCCGGCCCTGTGCGCGTTCGCCGAGGTGTGGGAGGAGGCCGCCCCGGGATGGGCACGTGCGGTGGACGCTCGGGTCGCCGCGGGGGAGGTGCTCCCGCTGGCCGGCGTTCCGATCGGGGTGAAGGGACGGCACGGGCTGCGTACGGCGGGCCCGCTGCTCGCGGCCGGGTGCGTGGCCGTGGGTGCCACCTCCGTCCCCGGGCCCGGAACTCCGTGGCAGACCTGGGGACTTGGCGCTCAGGGCCGTACCGTCAATCCCTGGCGGGCCGACCGCACCCCTGGCGGTTCCTCGGCAGGGTCCGCGGCGGCGGTCGCGGCGGGGCTGGTGCCGCTGGCGACCGGCAGCGACGGGGCGGGCTCGGTGCGGATCCCGGCGGCATGGTGCGGTGTGATCGGGCTGAAAGTCAGCAACGGCCGGCTGCCGACGGCCGACCGTACGGGACTCACCGCGCCCGGCGTCCTGGCCCGGCACCCGGCGGACGCGGCGGCGTACTGGCGGGCGATGAGCGGGGCGGCGCGGCATCCGGGCACCGACTCCGCCACGACGGCCACGACGGCCACGACCTCAATGCTCGGGACCTCCACGACTCCCCCATCCGCCGTCTGGTCCCCCGCCCTCGGCTTCGCCGACCCCGACCCCGAGATCGTGGCGATCGCCCACGCCGCGGCCGTCCGTCTCGCGGACTCCGGCGCCGTACGCCTCGTACGACCGCGCACCGACCTTCGCCTCGAAGACCCGGCGCCCGCCTGGATCGCGCTGCGCACACCCGGTGCGGATCTCGCCGTCGCTCACCGCGTCCGGGCGACGAACGACCGGAGCCTGGACGCGCTCTTCACCGACGCCGAGGTGCTGCTGACACCGACCACACCCATCCCACCGCACGGGCACGAGGGGCCGGGCGAGCGCTATTCCACCTCCCTGACCTGGGCGTTCAACCTCAGTGGGCATCCGGCGGTCAACGTTCCGGCGGGATTCGGGGCGGACGGCTGCCCGGTCGGGCTCCAGCTTGTGGCACCGCGCGGGCGGGAGGATCTGCTGCTGCGGACGCTCGACGGCACGACGACTGATTGCGCGTATTGA
- a CDS encoding tetratricopeptide repeat protein has protein sequence MSRLSRDKKRDRQGDHQRDHQAGHQRAERPAASAAPIEVRVPGDAGPGCASIGGVRVVAAPGQEVQQAVLNHLHRLALATGRTVLATIHDTRIGYVVPLRVTPEGASDFSSEPVRMDSAGERGERDRRNDSGEPEESEELAAPGTSAVAPGVPGGGVEGAGVSATSGAATSGAATSGAAAPLRSPVWPEAPAPEDSDWPAPASDVPTPPLPSGPPVVPVQPQWAQYDRPTHLPREVAEPVRDEAPTFRMRTVSSDAVPERAVPGDAMPEGAVPDQTTPDGTTPDGTAPDGTAPDGTAPDGTAPDGTAPDGTAPDGTAPDDEAAPTFTLRALPQPQPPQTSAPGTVAAPTGVFGPPPVMDTPSAPAPERGPMSSPGRAPERPPVAAPAPASAPAPLPTPLPTPASLPTPAPLLAPKPSDDLGLDPAPKPTPPRGFDAVAEAVLGDGPLTAPGDDAEPALLAEPMGRINEEVKAGRTDAAAELAERTVAQASETLGPEHPEVLRLRELTAYIAYLAGEPVRAFRLSLDLAHVHHRARDAEAAYANVQSAFTAWRAVRDPREGLDLGQALIALWTELTSEEGPAADDIEQLEKANARMGRLTDRARDSD, from the coding sequence ATGTCTCGACTCAGCCGTGACAAGAAGCGGGACCGCCAGGGTGACCACCAGCGGGACCATCAGGCGGGCCATCAACGGGCCGAGCGTCCGGCCGCCTCGGCGGCACCGATCGAGGTCCGCGTCCCCGGCGACGCCGGCCCGGGCTGTGCCTCCATCGGCGGCGTCCGGGTCGTCGCGGCTCCCGGCCAGGAGGTCCAGCAGGCCGTGCTGAACCACCTCCACCGTCTCGCCCTCGCCACCGGCCGCACCGTCCTGGCCACCATCCACGACACCCGCATCGGCTACGTGGTCCCCCTCCGCGTCACTCCTGAGGGGGCGAGCGACTTCAGTTCGGAGCCGGTGCGGATGGATTCGGCGGGGGAGCGGGGCGAGCGGGACCGGCGGAATGATTCGGGGGAACCGGAGGAGTCGGAGGAGTTGGCGGCACCCGGGACGTCGGCGGTCGCACCCGGTGTGCCGGGCGGCGGTGTCGAGGGGGCGGGAGTGTCGGCGACGTCGGGGGCCGCGACCTCAGGGGCCGCGACGTCGGGGGCCGCGGCACCTCTGCGGTCACCCGTCTGGCCGGAGGCGCCCGCGCCGGAGGACTCCGACTGGCCCGCGCCGGCGTCCGACGTGCCCACCCCGCCGCTGCCCTCCGGCCCGCCCGTGGTTCCCGTACAGCCGCAGTGGGCGCAGTACGACAGGCCCACGCATCTGCCTCGGGAGGTGGCGGAGCCCGTGCGGGACGAGGCGCCCACGTTTCGGATGCGGACCGTGTCGAGCGATGCCGTGCCCGAGAGGGCCGTGCCGGGTGACGCCATGCCCGAAGGGGCCGTGCCCGACCAGACAACGCCCGACGGGACAACGCCCGACGGGACAGCGCCCGACGGGACAGCGCCCGACGGGACAGCGCCCGACGGGACAGCGCCCGACGGGACAGCGCCCGACGGGACAGCGCCCGACGGGACAGCGCCCGACGACGAGGCCGCACCCACGTTCACCCTGCGGGCGCTACCGCAGCCGCAGCCGCCTCAGACCTCCGCCCCCGGTACGGTCGCCGCCCCGACAGGGGTGTTCGGCCCGCCGCCCGTGATGGACACACCCTCCGCGCCCGCACCGGAGCGTGGACCCATGTCGTCCCCTGGTCGCGCACCGGAGCGCCCGCCCGTTGCCGCACCGGCCCCCGCCTCCGCCCCCGCACCACTCCCCACCCCTCTCCCCACGCCCGCATCGCTCCCCACCCCCGCACCACTCCTCGCCCCCAAGCCCTCCGACGACCTCGGCCTCGACCCCGCCCCCAAACCCACTCCGCCCCGCGGCTTCGACGCCGTGGCCGAGGCCGTTCTCGGGGACGGCCCCCTCACCGCGCCCGGTGACGACGCAGAGCCCGCGTTGCTCGCCGAGCCGATGGGGCGGATCAACGAGGAGGTGAAGGCGGGGCGCACGGACGCCGCGGCGGAGTTGGCGGAGCGGACCGTGGCACAGGCCTCGGAGACGTTGGGGCCGGAGCACCCCGAAGTGCTGCGGCTGCGTGAACTGACCGCCTACATCGCCTACTTGGCCGGCGAACCGGTCCGCGCGTTCCGCCTCTCCCTGGACCTGGCCCACGTCCACCACCGCGCACGGGACGCGGAGGCCGCGTACGCCAATGTGCAGAGCGCCTTCACCGCCTGGCGGGCCGTACGCGACCCGCGCGAGGGACTGGACTTGGGCCAGGCCCTGATCGCCCTGTGGACCGAGCTCACATCCGAGGAGGGCCCGGCCGCCGACGACATCGAGCAGTTGGAGAAGGCGAACGCCCGCATGGGCCGACTCACCGACCGCGCCCGCGACAGCGACTGA
- a CDS encoding M28 family metallopeptidase produces the protein MQLSVPGRATATAVVAAVSLLAGGSLADAAPAAGPTVAAAPDISVTAVKAHLTQLQSIATANGGNRAHGRAGYKASLDYVKAKLDAAGFTTTIQQFTSSGRVGYNLIADWPGGDTNKVLMAGSHLDSVTSGAGINDNGSGSAAILETALAVSRANFQPAKHLRFAWWGAEELGLVGSRYYVNSLSTANRSRISGYLNFDMIGSPNPGYFVYDDDPAIEKTFKTYFTGLGVPTEIETEGDGRSDHAPFKNAGVPVGGLFSGADYVKTAAQAAKWGGTSGQAFDRCYHSSCDTTANINDTALDRNSDAIAYAVWELSA, from the coding sequence ATGCAGCTCTCGGTTCCCGGGCGCGCCACGGCCACCGCCGTCGTCGCCGCCGTCTCGCTCCTGGCCGGCGGATCCCTCGCCGACGCGGCCCCCGCGGCCGGACCGACGGTGGCCGCCGCGCCCGACATATCCGTGACCGCGGTCAAGGCACATCTCACGCAGTTACAGTCCATCGCCACCGCCAACGGCGGCAACCGCGCGCACGGCCGCGCCGGTTACAAGGCCTCGCTGGACTACGTGAAGGCCAAGCTGGACGCCGCCGGATTCACCACGACGATCCAGCAGTTCACGTCCTCCGGCCGCGTCGGCTACAACCTGATCGCCGACTGGCCGGGCGGGGACACCAACAAGGTCCTCATGGCGGGCTCACACCTGGACAGCGTCACGTCCGGCGCTGGCATCAACGACAACGGGTCCGGATCGGCGGCGATCCTGGAGACCGCGCTCGCCGTGTCACGGGCGAACTTCCAGCCCGCCAAGCACCTCCGGTTCGCCTGGTGGGGCGCGGAGGAACTGGGGCTGGTGGGCTCCCGGTACTACGTCAACAGCCTCTCCACCGCGAACCGTTCACGGATCAGCGGATACCTGAACTTCGACATGATCGGCTCGCCGAACCCCGGGTACTTCGTCTACGACGACGACCCGGCCATCGAGAAGACGTTCAAGACGTACTTCACCGGGCTCGGCGTGCCGACGGAGATCGAGACCGAGGGCGACGGCCGCTCCGACCACGCGCCCTTCAAGAACGCGGGTGTGCCGGTGGGCGGGCTGTTCAGCGGCGCCGACTACGTCAAGACGGCGGCGCAGGCGGCCAAGTGGGGCGGGACCTCGGGGCAGGCGTTCGACCGCTGCTACCACTCGTCGTGCGACACGACGGCCAACATCAACGACACGGCGCTGGACCGCAACAGCGACGCGATCGCCTACGCGGTGTGGGAGTTGTCGGCGTAA
- a CDS encoding CGNR zinc finger domain-containing protein → MGERTAESPGRGRPAASVDSPGLILVSGGGKAFRFDPGALCLELVATGGPGEFARFEALHTPADLVTWAGRSRLPNGLELAVTEGELAQARELRDTLFLLAADRAHGRPLQPSHLDAVNAAAVEPPLAPRIAPDGTHAWASGATGTHLLSTVARDAIDLFTGPHADRVRECGSPTCCLLFVDTSRPGRRRWCAMEHCGNRAKARAFRSRQPTEES, encoded by the coding sequence ATGGGCGAGCGTACTGCGGAATCGCCCGGACGGGGGCGTCCGGCCGCTTCCGTCGATTCCCCGGGCCTGATCCTGGTCTCGGGCGGCGGCAAGGCCTTCCGCTTCGACCCGGGCGCCCTCTGTCTGGAGCTGGTGGCGACGGGCGGGCCGGGTGAGTTCGCGCGGTTCGAGGCACTGCACACGCCGGCCGACCTGGTGACCTGGGCGGGCCGGAGCCGACTGCCGAACGGGCTTGAACTAGCCGTTACAGAGGGGGAGTTGGCGCAGGCGCGCGAGCTTCGTGACACCCTCTTCCTGCTCGCCGCGGACCGCGCCCACGGCCGCCCGCTCCAGCCGTCCCACCTCGATGCCGTCAACGCGGCCGCCGTCGAACCCCCGCTGGCCCCCCGTATCGCCCCGGACGGCACCCACGCCTGGGCCTCGGGCGCCACGGGTACCCACCTCCTGTCGACGGTCGCCCGGGACGCGATCGACCTGTTCACCGGCCCCCATGCCGACCGTGTCCGCGAATGCGGCTCGCCCACCTGCTGTCTGCTGTTCGTCGACACCTCGCGCCCGGGCCGCCGCCGATGGTGCGCGATGGAGCACTGCGGGAACCGGGCGAAGGCGCGGGCGTTCCGGTCGCGGCAGCCGACCGAGGAGAGCTGA
- the rarD gene encoding EamA family transporter RarD, with amino-acid sequence MAGTSRSEGRIGLLNGFAAYGMWGLVPLFWPLLKPAGAVEILAHRMVWSLAFVAVALVVVRRWAWAGELLRQPRRLGLIAVAAAVITVNWGVYIWAVNSGHVVEASLGYFINPLVTIAMGVLLLKERLRPAQWAAVGIGFAAVLVLAVGYGQPPWISLTLAFSFATYGLVKKKVNLGGVESLAAETAIQFLPAFAYLLWLGSRGDATFASEGAGHAALLASTGIVTAIPLVCFGAAAIRVPLSTLGLLQYLAPAFQFMLGILYFHEAMPPERWAGFALVWLALTLLTWDALRTARRAARTLRAGTGMPGTAVPTTTGTVRGARNAGGVASGSKPSDSKRSAPKPSATEPLNSEPLNSEPLNLKPLASEPLGSEPLNSKPLDSEPLGPSAAKP; translated from the coding sequence GTGGCCGGGACGTCGAGGAGTGAGGGCCGGATAGGTCTCCTGAACGGCTTCGCGGCGTACGGGATGTGGGGGCTCGTGCCGCTCTTCTGGCCCCTGCTGAAGCCTGCCGGGGCGGTCGAGATCCTCGCCCACCGGATGGTGTGGTCCCTGGCCTTCGTCGCCGTCGCACTGGTCGTCGTGCGGCGTTGGGCGTGGGCCGGTGAGCTGCTGCGGCAGCCGCGCAGGCTGGGGCTGATCGCGGTCGCCGCGGCCGTCATCACCGTGAACTGGGGCGTCTACATCTGGGCTGTGAACTCGGGCCATGTGGTCGAGGCCTCGCTCGGGTACTTCATCAACCCCCTGGTCACCATCGCGATGGGCGTCCTGCTCCTGAAGGAACGGCTGCGGCCCGCGCAGTGGGCGGCGGTCGGCATCGGCTTCGCCGCCGTCCTCGTACTCGCCGTCGGGTACGGGCAGCCGCCGTGGATCTCCCTGACCCTCGCCTTCTCCTTCGCCACGTACGGCCTGGTGAAGAAGAAGGTCAATCTGGGGGGCGTGGAATCGCTGGCCGCAGAGACCGCGATCCAGTTCCTGCCCGCGTTCGCCTACCTGCTGTGGCTCGGCTCTCGGGGTGACGCCACCTTCGCCTCCGAGGGCGCGGGGCACGCGGCCCTGCTCGCCTCGACCGGCATCGTCACCGCGATCCCCCTCGTCTGCTTCGGCGCCGCCGCGATCCGCGTCCCGCTGTCCACGCTCGGGCTACTGCAGTACCTCGCGCCGGCCTTCCAGTTCATGCTCGGCATCCTCTACTTCCACGAGGCCATGCCGCCCGAGCGCTGGGCCGGGTTCGCGCTGGTCTGGCTGGCGCTGACGCTGCTCACCTGGGATGCCCTGCGCACCGCCCGCCGCGCCGCCCGCACACTCAGGGCCGGGACCGGCATGCCCGGCACCGCCGTGCCGACAACGACAGGCACGGTGCGCGGCGCCCGGAACGCGGGCGGCGTCGCCTCCGGATCCAAGCCGTCGGACTCCAAGCGGTCGGCCCCCAAGCCGTCGGCCACGGAACCGCTGAACTCGGAGCCACTGAACTCGGAACCGCTGAACCTGAAGCCGCTGGCCTCGGAACCGCTGGGCTCGGAACCGCTGAACTCGAAGCCGCTGGACTCGGAACCGCTGGGCCCCTCCGCCGCCAAGCCGTAG
- a CDS encoding NAD(P)H-binding protein, whose amino-acid sequence MSIVVTGATGHLGRHVVEQLLEKVPADQITAVVRNAEKAADLAARGVKIALADYNTPTSFDGLFASGDKVLLVSGNEFDKGRVQQHQAVIAAAKAAGVALLVYTSAPGSLTAGLADDHRGTEEALLASGVPYALLRNGWYHENYTENLAPVLEHNTVLAAAGEGRVSSASRADYAAAAVAVLTGEGHENKTYELGGDEAWSFAEYAAELSRQTGKEIAYSPVSVEALTGILTGAGLPEPLAATLAGVDASIEKGELVVSTGDLSRLAGRPTTPLSEAIATALKG is encoded by the coding sequence ATGAGCATCGTCGTCACCGGAGCCACCGGCCACCTTGGTCGCCACGTCGTGGAGCAGCTGCTGGAGAAGGTTCCGGCCGACCAGATCACCGCGGTCGTCCGCAACGCGGAGAAGGCCGCCGACCTCGCGGCCCGCGGCGTGAAGATCGCGCTCGCCGACTACAACACCCCCACCTCCTTCGACGGGCTGTTCGCGTCCGGCGACAAGGTGCTGCTCGTCTCGGGCAACGAGTTCGACAAGGGCCGCGTCCAGCAGCACCAGGCCGTCATAGCCGCCGCGAAGGCGGCCGGTGTGGCGCTGCTCGTGTACACCAGCGCCCCCGGCAGCCTGACCGCCGGCCTGGCCGACGACCACCGCGGCACCGAGGAGGCGCTCCTCGCCTCCGGTGTGCCCTACGCGCTGCTGCGCAACGGCTGGTACCACGAGAACTACACCGAGAACCTCGCCCCGGTCCTTGAGCACAACACGGTCCTGGCCGCCGCCGGTGAGGGCCGGGTCTCCTCCGCCTCGCGCGCCGACTACGCGGCCGCCGCGGTCGCCGTACTGACCGGCGAGGGGCACGAGAACAAGACGTACGAGCTGGGTGGCGACGAGGCGTGGAGCTTCGCCGAGTACGCGGCCGAGCTGAGCCGCCAGACCGGCAAGGAGATCGCCTACAGCCCCGTCTCCGTCGAGGCGCTCACCGGGATCCTGACCGGTGCCGGGCTGCCCGAGCCGCTCGCCGCGACCCTCGCCGGCGTGGACGCGTCCATCGAGAAGGGCGAGCTGGTCGTGTCCACCGGCGACCTCTCCCGCCTGGCCGGCCGCCCGACCACGCCCCTCTCCGAGGCGATCGCGACCGCGCTCAAGGGCTGA
- a CDS encoding DUF6082 family protein — MATWNLAARSIGSAVVAGLGFLRTSLAWGTRRKRRQDVLLALLRQLEVMTEEIHRANLIQQYRLTVDQMNRTIDDPSLADASSTLTDLTEGKRRQLLFANRQYGSLLLAHRIGACDWDELLGHLRVLCRNAVFAEYWDRTAEHRRSIPADSVEAQVGAAVDIMMEELAEDPEEWWIVGPSATGEPPA, encoded by the coding sequence ATGGCCACATGGAATCTGGCCGCGCGCAGTATCGGTTCTGCGGTAGTGGCGGGGCTGGGCTTCTTACGGACATCTCTCGCCTGGGGTACGCGCCGAAAGCGCCGGCAGGACGTCCTGCTGGCGCTGCTGCGACAGCTCGAAGTGATGACCGAGGAGATTCACCGGGCGAACCTGATTCAGCAGTACCGCCTCACGGTGGACCAGATGAACCGGACGATCGACGACCCCTCCCTGGCTGACGCGTCGAGCACCCTGACCGACCTGACCGAGGGCAAGCGACGCCAACTGCTCTTCGCCAACCGGCAGTACGGATCCCTGCTGCTGGCCCATCGCATCGGGGCCTGCGACTGGGACGAACTCCTCGGCCATCTGCGCGTCCTGTGTCGCAACGCCGTCTTCGCGGAGTACTGGGACCGTACGGCCGAGCACCGGCGAAGCATCCCCGCGGACTCGGTCGAGGCGCAGGTCGGTGCGGCGGTCGACATCATGATGGAGGAGCTTGCCGAGGACCCCGAGGAGTGGTGGATCGTGGGGCCGTCGGCGACCGGCGAACCGCCTGCCTGA
- a CDS encoding 2-oxoacid:ferredoxin oxidoreductase subunit beta, producing the protein MAETSTEGTGTIEALSLVPKAEARQSMKDFKSDQEVRWCPGCGDYAILAAVQGFMPELGLAKENIVFVSGIGCSSRFPYYMNTYGMHSIHGRAPAIATGLASSRRDLSVWVVTGDGDALSIGGNHLIHALRRNVNLKILLFNNRIYGLTKGQYSPTSEVGKITKSTPMGSLDAPFNPVSLALGAEASFVARTIDSDRKHLTEVLRQAAAHQGTALIEIYQNCNIFNDGAFEALKDNQQAEEAVIRLEHGRPIRFGTDRSRGVVRDPATGDLRVVAVTPDNESDILVHDAHAASPTTAFALSRLADPDTLHHTPIGVLRSVERPVYDTQMADQLDAAIEQNGKGDLGALLAGGDTWTVVG; encoded by the coding sequence ATGGCTGAGACGTCCACGGAAGGCACGGGCACGATCGAGGCGCTTTCGCTCGTCCCCAAGGCCGAGGCCCGGCAGTCCATGAAGGACTTCAAGTCCGACCAGGAAGTGCGCTGGTGCCCGGGCTGCGGTGACTACGCGATCCTCGCCGCGGTGCAGGGCTTCATGCCCGAGCTGGGTCTGGCGAAGGAGAACATCGTCTTCGTCTCGGGCATCGGCTGTTCCTCCCGCTTCCCGTACTACATGAACACGTACGGCATGCACTCCATCCACGGCCGCGCGCCCGCGATCGCGACGGGGCTCGCGTCCAGCAGGCGGGACCTGTCCGTGTGGGTGGTCACCGGTGACGGCGACGCGCTGTCCATCGGCGGCAACCACCTGATCCACGCCCTGCGGCGCAACGTGAACCTCAAGATCCTGCTGTTCAACAACCGGATCTACGGCCTGACGAAGGGCCAGTACTCCCCGACCTCCGAGGTCGGCAAGATCACCAAGTCGACGCCGATGGGGTCGCTGGACGCCCCCTTCAACCCGGTGTCCCTCGCCCTCGGCGCGGAGGCGTCCTTCGTGGCGCGCACGATCGACTCCGACCGCAAGCACCTGACGGAGGTTCTGCGGCAGGCTGCCGCCCATCAGGGCACCGCGCTGATCGAGATCTACCAGAACTGCAACATCTTCAACGACGGCGCCTTCGAAGCGCTGAAGGACAATCAGCAGGCCGAGGAGGCGGTGATCCGGCTGGAACACGGCCGGCCGATCCGCTTCGGCACGGACCGTTCGCGCGGGGTGGTCCGGGACCCGGCGACCGGTGACCTGAGGGTCGTGGCGGTCACCCCGGACAACGAGTCGGACATCCTGGTCCACGACGCCCACGCCGCCTCCCCCACCACCGCCTTCGCCCTGTCCCGCCTGGCGGACCCGGACACCCTGCACCACACCCCGATCGGGGTGCTGCGGTCCGTGGAACGGCCCGTCTACGACACGCAGATGGCGGATCAGCTGGACGCGGCGATCGAGCAGAACGGCAAGGGGGATCTGGGGGCGCTGCTGGCGGGTGGGGACACCTGGACCGTCGTCGGCTGA
- a CDS encoding 2-oxoacid:acceptor oxidoreductase subunit alpha, translating into MTSQVSSPAEQADGSVVGEQRKTAGVKDVRRLDRVIIRFAGDSGDGMQLTGDRFTSETASFGNDLSTLPNFPAEIRAPAGTLPGVSSFQLHFADHDILTPGDAPNVLVAMNPAALKANVGDLPRGAEIIVNTDEFTRRAMQKVGYGSSPLEDGSLDGYHLHPVPLTTLTVEALKEFDLTRKEAERSKNMFALGLLSWMYHRPTEGTEKFLTSKFAKKPEIAAANIAAFRAGWNFGETTEDFAVSYEIAPATTAFPVGTYRNISGNLALSYGLVAASRQADLPLFLGSYPITPASDILHELSKHKNFGVRTFQAEDEIAGIGAALGAAFGGSLGVTTTSGPGVALKSETIGLAVSLELPLLVIDIQRGGPSTGLPTKTEQADLLQAMYGRNGEAPVPVIAPCTPADCFDAAVEAARIALTYRTPVMLLSDGYLANGSEPWRIPEVDELPDLRVQFAQGPNHTLDDGTETFWPYKRDPQTLARPWAIPGTPGLEHRIGGIEKQDGTGNISYDPANHDFMVRTRQAKIDGIDVPDIEVDDPHGARTLVLGWGSTYGPITAAVRRLRTAGESIAQAHLRHLNPFPRNLGEVLKAYDRVVVPEMNLGQLAMLVRAKYLVDARSYNQVNGMPFKAEQLAAALKEAIDG; encoded by the coding sequence GTGACCAGCCAGGTCAGTAGCCCAGCGGAGCAGGCCGACGGAAGCGTCGTGGGAGAGCAGCGCAAAACGGCGGGCGTGAAGGACGTCCGCCGTCTGGACCGGGTGATCATCCGTTTCGCGGGAGACTCGGGTGACGGCATGCAACTCACCGGCGACCGCTTCACCTCGGAGACGGCGTCCTTCGGCAACGACCTGTCGACGCTGCCGAACTTCCCCGCCGAGATCCGCGCCCCCGCAGGCACCCTGCCCGGTGTCTCGTCCTTCCAGTTGCACTTCGCCGACCACGACATCCTCACGCCGGGCGACGCCCCCAACGTGCTGGTGGCGATGAACCCGGCCGCCCTCAAGGCCAACGTCGGCGACCTGCCACGCGGCGCGGAGATCATCGTCAACACGGACGAGTTCACGAGACGGGCGATGCAGAAAGTGGGGTACGGCAGTTCCCCACTGGAAGACGGCTCCCTCGACGGTTACCACCTCCACCCGGTCCCCCTGACCACCCTGACCGTCGAGGCACTCAAGGAATTCGACCTCACCCGCAAAGAGGCCGAGCGCAGCAAGAACATGTTCGCGCTCGGCCTCTTGTCGTGGATGTACCACCGGCCCACCGAGGGCACGGAGAAGTTCCTGACGTCGAAGTTCGCCAAGAAGCCGGAGATCGCGGCCGCCAACATCGCCGCCTTTCGCGCGGGCTGGAACTTCGGTGAGACCACCGAGGACTTCGCGGTCTCCTACGAGATCGCCCCGGCGACCACGGCCTTCCCGGTCGGCACCTACCGGAACATCTCCGGGAACCTGGCTCTGTCGTACGGTCTGGTCGCGGCCTCCCGTCAGGCGGACCTGCCGCTGTTCCTGGGCTCGTACCCGATCACCCCGGCCTCGGACATCCTGCACGAGCTCAGCAAGCACAAGAACTTCGGTGTGCGCACCTTCCAGGCCGAGGACGAGATCGCGGGTATCGGTGCCGCACTGGGCGCGGCCTTCGGCGGCTCGCTGGGGGTGACCACGACGAGCGGGCCCGGAGTCGCGCTCAAGAGCGAGACCATCGGCCTCGCGGTCTCCCTCGAACTGCCGCTGCTGGTGATCGACATCCAGCGCGGCGGCCCGTCGACCGGTCTGCCCACCAAGACCGAGCAGGCGGACCTGTTGCAGGCGATGTACGGCCGCAACGGCGAGGCCCCGGTCCCGGTGATCGCCCCGTGCACCCCGGCCGACTGCTTCGACGCGGCCGTGGAGGCGGCGCGCATCGCGTTGACGTACCGCACGCCGGTGATGCTGCTGTCCGACGGCTACCTGGCCAACGGCTCCGAGCCCTGGCGCATCCCGGAGGTGGACGAACTGCCGGACCTGCGGGTGCAGTTCGCGCAGGGACCGAACCACACCCTGGACGACGGCACCGAGACGTTCTGGCCGTACAAGCGCGACCCGCAGACCCTCGCCCGCCCGTGGGCCATCCCGGGCACGCCGGGCCTGGAACACCGCATCGGCGGCATCGAGAAGCAGGACGGCACCGGCAACATCTCCTACGATCCCGCGAACCACGACTTCATGGTCCGCACCCGCCAGGCCAAGATCGACGGCATCGACGTGCCGGACATCGAGGTCGACGATCCGCATGGGGCGCGGACCCTGGTTCTGGGCTGGGGCTCGACGTACGGACCGATCACGGCGGCGGTACGGCGGCTGCGGACGGCCGGCGAGTCGATCGCGCAGGCCCATCTGCGTCACCTGAATCCGTTCCCGCGGAATCTGGGCGAGGTACTGAAGGCGTACGACAGGGTGGTGGTCCCCGAGATGAACCTCGGTCAGCTCGCCATGCTGGTACGGGCGAAATACCTGGTCGACGCCCGCTCGTACAACCAGGTCAACGGTATGCCGTTCAAGGCGGAGCAGCTCGCCGCGGCACTCAAGGAGGCCATCGATGGCTGA